From a single Micromonospora carbonacea genomic region:
- a CDS encoding PASTA domain-containing protein produces the protein MSDDRQDPPPDDAGDQTRPLPKPGDDARPKPAGGEVWSGRAGVPPPRPADYGPPTGEWYAEEQPGRRWWTPILLGVVALLLLGLLGVGFWLALSTGGDTDPGQTPSAGPTSAPPTTGAPTTEATTGGPSSAPATTPPATAPAGVPMPPLVGLPRATAERILDRIGVDHRVETRESDRPAGTVLETDPAAGELVPAGAQVTLVVAATPTPTSSAAAPTATATPTP, from the coding sequence ATGAGCGACGACCGCCAGGACCCGCCCCCCGACGACGCCGGTGACCAGACCCGACCGCTGCCGAAGCCCGGTGACGACGCCCGGCCGAAGCCGGCCGGCGGGGAGGTGTGGTCCGGTCGGGCCGGGGTGCCGCCGCCCCGACCGGCGGACTACGGGCCCCCGACCGGCGAGTGGTACGCCGAGGAGCAGCCCGGCCGGCGCTGGTGGACGCCGATCCTGCTGGGTGTCGTGGCGCTGCTGCTGCTCGGCCTGCTGGGCGTCGGCTTCTGGTTGGCCCTGTCGACCGGCGGCGACACCGACCCCGGGCAGACGCCGTCGGCGGGCCCGACCTCGGCACCGCCGACGACCGGGGCGCCGACGACCGAGGCGACGACGGGTGGGCCGTCCTCCGCCCCGGCCACGACGCCACCGGCGACGGCCCCGGCCGGGGTGCCGATGCCGCCGCTGGTGGGGCTGCCCCGGGCGACGGCCGAGCGGATCCTGGACCGGATCGGGGTCGACCACCGGGTCGAGACCCGCGAGTCGGACCGGCCGGCCGGCACGGTGCTGGAGACGGACCCGGCGGCGGGCGAGCTGGTGCCGGCCGGCGCACAGGTCACCCTGGTGGTCGCCGCGACACCGACGCCGACGAGCAGCGCGGCGGCCCCGACGGCCACGGCGACCCCGACCCCCTGA
- a CDS encoding FhaA domain-containing protein — protein MSSGPEEEPVSVLQRFEKRLEGLVEGAFAKVFKGVVHPVEILNAMQREAEAHKAILAGGRTLVPNRYVIDLSPYDHNRLAPYAAALAQELAQSQAEFIGEQAWTVYGDVIVEIERGEGLDTGMFRVTAEVYTGGDVAPVSAPGYDQGGYDAGPAYPAYDQGGGYGPPPGHGGGRNVRLVSGDGRTYPLQMGSTVIGRGDQANLRLPDVGISRRHARLDFDGGQVVLTDLGSTNGTMVNGQRVSAVALNPGDMIQLGTTTLTFRVDG, from the coding sequence ATGTCCTCGGGACCCGAGGAGGAGCCGGTGAGCGTGCTGCAACGCTTCGAGAAGCGTCTGGAAGGCCTGGTGGAGGGAGCCTTCGCCAAGGTCTTCAAAGGGGTGGTGCACCCCGTGGAGATCCTCAACGCCATGCAGCGGGAGGCCGAGGCGCACAAGGCGATCCTGGCCGGCGGGCGCACGTTGGTGCCCAACCGCTACGTGATCGATCTCTCGCCCTACGACCACAACCGCCTGGCGCCCTACGCCGCCGCGCTGGCCCAGGAGCTGGCCCAGTCGCAGGCGGAGTTCATCGGCGAGCAGGCCTGGACGGTCTATGGCGACGTGATCGTCGAGATCGAGCGCGGCGAGGGCCTCGACACCGGCATGTTCCGGGTCACCGCCGAGGTCTACACCGGCGGCGACGTGGCGCCGGTCTCCGCGCCGGGCTACGACCAGGGCGGCTACGACGCCGGCCCCGCCTACCCGGCGTACGACCAGGGCGGCGGCTACGGCCCCCCGCCGGGGCACGGCGGCGGGCGCAACGTCCGGCTGGTCTCGGGCGACGGCCGCACCTACCCGCTCCAGATGGGCTCGACCGTGATCGGCCGGGGCGACCAGGCCAACCTGCGCCTGCCCGACGTCGGGATCTCCCGCCGACACGCCCGGCTGGACTTCGACGGTGGTCAGGTCGTGCTGACCGACCTCGGCTCGACGAACGGCACGATGGTCAACGGCCAGCGGGTCTCCGCCGTCGCGCTCAACCCCGGCGACATGATCCAGCTCGGCACGACCA
- a CDS encoding NAD-dependent epimerase/dehydratase family protein: protein MSVALVTGSGGLIGSEAVRHFAGLGLDVVGIDNDMRQEFFGAEASTAWNVRRLAEELGGAYSHHSIDIRDRDSLAKLFTRYGRDIAVVIHTAAQPSHDWAVRDPFTDFDVNAGGTLNVLQNVREHCIEAPVIHCSTNKVYGDRPNSLPLVELESRWEIEPGHPYAQGIREDMSIDACLHSVFGASKVAADVMVQEYGRYFGMRTACFRGGTLTGPAHSATELHGFLGYVMRANMERRTYKIFGYQGKQVRDAIHSSDVVSAFEAFFRDPRSAAVYNLGGGRHSNTSNREAFALAEQITGQEMITEYVEANRIGDHKWWIGSNEAFQADYPDWKQVYDVPMIMREIYEANVDKWVPGA, encoded by the coding sequence GTGAGTGTCGCGTTGGTGACCGGGTCGGGCGGCCTGATCGGTTCCGAGGCGGTCCGGCACTTCGCCGGCCTCGGTCTCGACGTCGTCGGCATCGACAACGACATGCGGCAGGAGTTCTTCGGCGCCGAGGCGTCCACCGCGTGGAACGTCCGGCGGCTGGCCGAGGAGCTCGGCGGGGCGTACTCGCACCACAGCATCGACATCCGCGACCGCGACTCGCTGGCGAAGCTCTTCACCCGGTACGGCCGCGACATCGCCGTGGTGATCCACACCGCCGCGCAGCCGTCGCACGACTGGGCGGTGCGGGACCCGTTCACCGACTTCGACGTCAACGCCGGCGGCACCCTCAACGTGTTGCAGAACGTGCGCGAGCACTGCATCGAGGCGCCGGTGATCCACTGCTCGACCAACAAGGTCTACGGCGACCGCCCCAACAGCCTCCCGCTTGTCGAGCTGGAGTCCCGCTGGGAGATCGAGCCGGGGCACCCGTACGCGCAGGGCATCCGCGAGGACATGTCGATCGACGCCTGCCTGCACTCGGTCTTCGGCGCGTCGAAGGTCGCCGCCGACGTGATGGTGCAGGAATACGGCCGCTACTTCGGCATGCGCACCGCCTGCTTCCGGGGCGGCACGCTGACCGGCCCGGCGCACTCGGCGACCGAGCTGCACGGCTTCCTCGGGTACGTGATGCGCGCCAACATGGAGCGCCGCACCTACAAGATCTTCGGCTACCAGGGCAAGCAGGTCCGGGACGCGATCCACAGCTCGGACGTGGTGTCGGCGTTCGAGGCGTTCTTCCGCGACCCGCGCTCGGCGGCCGTCTACAACCTGGGCGGCGGCCGGCACTCCAACACCTCCAACCGGGAGGCGTTCGCCCTGGCCGAGCAGATCACCGGCCAGGAGATGATCACCGAGTACGTCGAGGCGAACCGGATCGGCGACCACAAGTGGTGGATCGGCTCCAACGAGGCGTTCCAGGCCGACTACCCGGACTGGAAGCAGGTCTACGACGTACCGATGATCATGCGTGAGATCTACGAGGCCAACGTGGACAAGTGGGTGCCCGGGGCATGA
- a CDS encoding PASTA domain-containing protein, with the protein MTDGNTAGEAYPDEADPPGSGRSAKVLGGSLAVALLALVGAAGGWLLAGEDDASPGPSAAQPGVSAPASPSEAPASPARTTAPATRTTAPTRSTGLTVPPVVGTDFEDARDELRDLRLGWRLVFGTGSGRDVRSADPPVGSPVSRGTTVALYVAGPAPEVSVPDLVGDDCDDAAEDLVEEGLYPGYPTGRTGVVTAQAPAADSTAHWNDKVALTCGADPGEPSAEPPPTP; encoded by the coding sequence ATGACGGACGGGAACACCGCAGGGGAGGCGTACCCCGACGAGGCCGACCCGCCGGGCTCCGGCCGGTCGGCCAAGGTGCTGGGCGGCAGCCTGGCTGTCGCGCTCCTCGCGCTGGTCGGCGCGGCCGGTGGCTGGCTGCTGGCCGGGGAGGACGACGCCTCGCCCGGTCCGTCGGCCGCGCAGCCCGGCGTCTCGGCCCCGGCGTCCCCGTCCGAGGCCCCGGCGTCGCCGGCCCGGACGACCGCGCCGGCGACCCGGACCACCGCGCCCACCCGCTCCACCGGGCTGACCGTCCCGCCGGTGGTCGGCACGGACTTCGAGGACGCGCGGGACGAGCTGCGGGACCTGCGGCTGGGCTGGCGGCTGGTCTTCGGCACCGGGTCGGGGCGGGACGTGCGGAGCGCCGACCCGCCCGTCGGCTCCCCCGTGTCGCGGGGCACGACCGTCGCGTTGTACGTCGCCGGGCCCGCACCCGAGGTCAGCGTCCCTGACCTGGTCGGCGACGACTGCGACGACGCGGCCGAGGACCTGGTCGAGGAGGGCCTCTACCCCGGCTATCCGACGGGCCGGACCGGCGTCGTCACGGCCCAGGCGCCGGCGGCCGACAGCACGGCGCACTGGAACGACAAGGTGGCCCTGACCTGCGGCGCGGATCCCGGCGAGCCGAGCGCGGAGCCGCCGCCCACCCCGTGA
- a CDS encoding helix-turn-helix domain-containing protein, producing MSERRSPTIRRRRLGAELRRHRDAARITIEVVAERLECSASKISRIETGHTTATPRDVRDMLLIYGVSGAESDELVQIAREARQKGWWHPYSTVLVGAYVGLESAASSIRQYEQQVVPGLLETEEYASAMIRAARPDFTTEQVQQRVRVRLDRQSLLTQDDPVDLWVVLDEAVLSRPVGGDAVMRAQLKRLVEVAELPNVTLQILPFSVGAHAGMDGTFTILSFPEANDPDVVYAENATGGLFLEKSDELQKYSFIFDHVRAAAIRPEESIAQIAKLAEEPLWKWRPRGSVGT from the coding sequence GTGAGCGAGCGGCGCAGCCCGACCATCCGCCGTCGCCGGCTCGGAGCCGAACTGCGCCGGCACCGCGACGCCGCGCGCATCACCATCGAGGTGGTGGCCGAGCGACTGGAGTGCTCGGCGTCGAAGATCTCCAGGATCGAGACCGGCCACACCACGGCCACCCCGCGCGACGTCCGCGACATGCTGCTGATCTACGGGGTGTCCGGCGCGGAGAGCGACGAGCTGGTGCAGATCGCCCGGGAGGCCCGGCAGAAGGGGTGGTGGCACCCCTACAGCACGGTGCTGGTGGGTGCGTACGTCGGCCTGGAGTCGGCGGCCAGCTCCATCCGGCAGTACGAGCAGCAGGTCGTCCCGGGCCTGCTGGAGACCGAGGAGTACGCCTCAGCGATGATCCGGGCCGCCCGCCCGGACTTCACCACCGAACAGGTTCAGCAACGGGTGCGTGTCCGATTGGATCGTCAGTCGTTGTTGACCCAGGACGATCCGGTCGATCTGTGGGTGGTGCTCGATGAGGCGGTGCTGAGCCGGCCGGTGGGCGGCGACGCAGTGATGCGTGCTCAGCTCAAGCGGCTGGTGGAGGTGGCGGAGTTGCCGAACGTGACGCTTCAGATCCTGCCGTTCTCGGTCGGGGCGCACGCCGGCATGGACGGCACCTTCACCATCCTCAGCTTCCCAGAAGCCAATGATCCGGATGTCGTGTACGCGGAGAACGCCACGGGTGGGCTCTTCCTGGAGAAGAGCGACGAGCTACAGAAGTACAGCTTCATCTTCGATCATGTTCGAGCAGCGGCCATTCGCCCGGAGGAATCCATCGCACAAATCGCAAAACTGGCAGAGGAGCCGTTGTGGAAATGGCGACCAAGGGGTTCCGTGGGGACCTGA
- a CDS encoding WecB/TagA/CpsF family glycosyltransferase, which yields MTDGSKRNVLGVLVDATDYATATERVVAAAHERRPLALTALAVHGVMTGVLDPAHNARLNSFDVVTPDGQPVRWALNLLHHANLADRVYGPLLTLHVLRRFAEEGLPVYLYGSTEETLARLIPALERMFPALKIAGVEPSKFRAVQPGEDAEIADRIRSSGARLVLVGLGCPRQEVFTYAMRPLLDMPMMAVGAAFDYHAGLLRNPPPWMQRAGLEWFWRLGLEPKRLWRRYVVLNPAYLARLAAQKTGLWKAKPPTPATERPATFAV from the coding sequence ATGACCGACGGCAGCAAGCGCAACGTTCTCGGCGTCCTCGTCGACGCCACCGACTACGCCACCGCGACCGAGCGGGTGGTGGCGGCGGCGCACGAGCGGCGCCCGCTGGCGCTCACCGCGCTCGCCGTGCACGGGGTGATGACCGGGGTGCTCGACCCGGCCCACAACGCCCGGCTCAACTCGTTCGACGTGGTCACCCCGGACGGGCAGCCGGTGCGCTGGGCACTCAACCTGCTGCACCACGCCAACCTGGCCGACCGGGTCTACGGCCCGCTGCTGACCCTGCACGTGCTGCGCCGCTTCGCCGAGGAGGGCCTTCCGGTCTACCTGTACGGCTCGACGGAGGAGACGCTGGCGCGGCTGATCCCCGCCCTGGAGCGGATGTTCCCGGCGCTGAAGATCGCCGGGGTGGAGCCGTCGAAGTTCCGCGCCGTGCAGCCCGGCGAGGACGCCGAGATCGCCGACCGGATCCGGTCCAGCGGGGCCAGGCTCGTCCTGGTCGGGCTCGGCTGTCCCCGGCAGGAGGTCTTCACCTACGCGATGCGTCCGCTGCTGGACATGCCGATGATGGCCGTCGGTGCGGCCTTCGACTACCACGCGGGGCTGCTGCGCAACCCGCCGCCGTGGATGCAGCGGGCCGGCCTGGAGTGGTTCTGGCGGCTCGGCCTGGAGCCGAAGCGCCTGTGGCGGCGGTACGTCGTCCTCAACCCGGCGTACCTGGCCCGGCTGGCGGCGCAGAAGACCGGACTGTGGAAGGCGAAGCCGCCCACTCCGGCCACCGAGCGCCCCGCCACCTTCGCCGTCTAG
- a CDS encoding DUF397 domain-containing protein encodes MATKGFRGDLTRATWFKSSKSGPNCDNCVEVAYVTGAVGVRDSKDKSGPNLVFAPAGWHAFVAGARDGAFLRD; translated from the coding sequence ATGGCGACCAAGGGGTTCCGTGGGGACCTGACGCGGGCGACGTGGTTCAAGAGCTCGAAGAGCGGGCCGAACTGTGACAACTGCGTGGAGGTGGCGTACGTGACCGGGGCGGTCGGGGTACGGGACTCGAAGGACAAGAGCGGTCCCAACCTGGTCTTCGCTCCGGCGGGCTGGCACGCCTTCGTCGCCGGGGCCAGGGACGGCGCGTTCCTCCGGGACTGA
- a CDS encoding glutamate--cysteine ligase, whose protein sequence is MGRDVEQGAFSREDRLHYRQKVRRCLDVFALMLDDFGFDADRPMTGLEIELNLVDPAAEPAMRNDEILADIADPLFQTELGRFNLELNAEPRLIGGTGFADYERDLRSSLDRADARAAPSDARIVLVGILPTLTERHLVADNLSTAARYRVLNDQIVGARGEAIELDIRGVERLQTHTDSIAPEAACTSLQFHLQVAPDSFADYWNASQAIAGVQVAVGANSPYLYGRQLWAETRIALFQQATDTRPDELKAQGVRPRVWFGERWITSIFDLFEENVRYFPPLLPICGDEDPVEVLHAGGVPELAELRLHNGTVYRWNRPVYDIMDGRPHLRVENRVLPAGPTVVDMLANAAFYFGLARGLAEADRPIWSQLTFSSAEENFHAAARRGMDAVLHWPRLGDVPVTKLVLDTLLPTAATGLDRFGVAPAERDRLLGIIEQRCRTGRNGAVWQTETVWAAERHRGMDRDTALHHMVQRYAELQRKNEPVHTWPVD, encoded by the coding sequence ATGGGCAGGGACGTCGAGCAGGGCGCCTTCTCCCGAGAGGACAGGCTCCACTACCGGCAGAAGGTCCGGAGGTGCCTGGACGTCTTCGCGTTGATGCTGGACGACTTCGGCTTCGACGCCGACCGGCCGATGACCGGGCTGGAGATCGAGCTCAACCTGGTGGACCCGGCCGCCGAGCCGGCGATGCGCAACGACGAGATCCTCGCGGACATCGCCGACCCGCTCTTCCAGACCGAGCTGGGGCGGTTCAACCTGGAGCTGAACGCCGAGCCCCGGCTCATCGGGGGCACCGGCTTCGCCGACTACGAGCGCGACCTGCGCAGCAGCCTGGACCGGGCCGACGCGCGGGCGGCCCCGTCCGACGCGCGGATCGTCCTCGTCGGCATCCTGCCCACGCTGACCGAGCGGCACCTGGTGGCCGACAACCTCTCGACCGCCGCCCGGTACCGGGTGCTCAACGACCAGATCGTCGGCGCGCGGGGCGAGGCCATCGAGCTGGACATCCGGGGCGTCGAGCGGCTCCAGACGCACACCGACTCCATCGCGCCGGAGGCCGCCTGCACGAGCCTCCAGTTCCATCTCCAGGTCGCCCCGGACAGCTTCGCCGACTACTGGAACGCCTCCCAGGCCATCGCGGGGGTGCAGGTCGCCGTCGGGGCGAACTCCCCCTACCTGTACGGCCGGCAGCTCTGGGCCGAGACCCGGATCGCCCTGTTCCAGCAGGCCACCGACACCCGCCCCGACGAGCTGAAGGCCCAGGGCGTACGCCCCCGGGTCTGGTTCGGCGAGCGCTGGATCACCTCGATCTTCGACCTGTTCGAGGAGAACGTCCGCTACTTCCCGCCGCTGCTGCCGATCTGCGGGGACGAGGACCCGGTCGAGGTCCTGCACGCCGGTGGCGTGCCCGAGCTGGCGGAGCTCCGGTTGCACAACGGCACGGTCTACCGCTGGAACCGGCCCGTCTACGACATCATGGACGGTCGGCCGCACCTGCGCGTGGAGAACCGGGTGCTGCCCGCCGGCCCGACCGTGGTCGACATGCTCGCGAACGCCGCCTTCTACTTCGGCCTGGCCCGGGGCCTGGCCGAGGCGGACCGGCCGATCTGGAGCCAGCTCACCTTCAGCTCGGCCGAGGAGAACTTCCACGCCGCCGCCCGGCGCGGGATGGACGCGGTCCTGCACTGGCCGCGCCTCGGGGACGTGCCGGTGACCAAGCTGGTGCTCGACACCCTGCTGCCGACGGCGGCCACCGGGCTGGACCGCTTCGGCGTCGCGCCCGCCGAGCGCGACCGCCTGCTCGGCATCATCGAGCAGCGCTGCCGCACCGGCCGCAACGGCGCGGTCTGGCAGACCGAGACGGTCTGGGCGGCCGAACGCCACCGGGGCATGGACCGCGACACGGCCCTGCACCACATGGTGCAGCGCTACGCGGAGTTGCAGCGGAAGAACGAACCGGTGCACACCTGGCCGGTCGACTGA